The genomic segment GACGATTATCAGGATCTGGCCGATTCGCTGGAAAAGTACAAGCTCAACGACGCGTCATTCATTTATGAAAAAGATTCATCCGCCGCGCTGGGACAAGGTTTCCGCTGCGGCTTTTTAGGCCTGCTCCATCTGGATATCGTGCAGGAAAGACTGGAAAGAGAATTTGATCTCTCCATCATTCTCTCCGTCCCCAGTGTGCGTTACCGTTTCACACTCAAAGACAACAGGATAATTTACGTGGATAATCCCACCCACTATCCCGATCCTTCGGAAATCGCCAAAGGCGAAGAGCCTTATATCCGAGCCGCCATGATGCTTCCCGAGCGTTATCTGGGCACGGTTATGAAACTGTGTATGGATAAACGCGGTGTGAACTCCAATATGACTTACACCGGTCCGGGACGCGTCGAACTATCCTATGAGATGCCCCTGGGGGAAGTTATTTTTGATTTCTATGACCGTTTCAAGTCCGTAACGCAGGGTTATGGATCATTTGATTACGACATCATCGATTACCGGGAAAGCAATCTGGTGCTGCTGGACATTCTGGTTAACGGCGAAAAGGTTGACGCGCTTTCACAGATTGTTCACCGTGACCGCGCCCGCGCCCGCGCCCTTCTGGCCTGCGACCGCCTCAAGGACGAAATACCCCGGCAGATGTATAAAATTGCCATTCAGGGCGCCATCGGCGGAGAAATCATCGCCCGCAGCACCATCAGCGCTTTCCGCAAAGACGTTACGGCCAAATGCTACGGCGGCGACATTACCCGCAAAAGAAAACTCCTTGAAAAGCAAAAAGCCGGCAAGAAGCGCATGAAGATGATCGGCTCGGTCAGCATTCCGCAGAGCGCGTTTCTGGCAGTTTTGAAGTCAGACAACGACTAGGTATGCTATTTCCTCTTCAAGAGCTAGCGGCGTTGGCTGCGTCGTCTGGCTCCTCGACGTACAAACAAGTACGCCTGCGTCGCCTCCTCCTTGCCGCCTTGCTATCATCTTGAATATGAAACAGAATATTTTTTGAACATTAAAAAGTAATTTTGTTGCGAATGATGTTTATGAATAATGATCATGGCGGGCTCTATATTCATGTTCCCTTTTGCCTCAGCAAGTGCGGGTATTGCAGTTTTTACTCGACCGCTTTGACGCATCTTATTCCTGAATTTGTAGAAGCCGTCATAAATGAGATGGCTTTGTATGACAATATCTTTTCATCTTTTGACACCATCTATATCGGCGGCGGCACACCTTCCCTGCTTTCCGTTCAGCAAATTGACGACATCCTCAAAGCCGTCCACCACAATTTTGATATTGACCGGCAGACTGAAATCACGATGGAAGTCAATCCCGGCGATGTGTCATTTGAATATTTTCAAACGCTGCGCCAGTTGGGAATTAATCGTCTGAATATCGGCATCCAATCCTTTGACGATCACCTTTTGAAATTTCTTGGACGCCGACATACGGCAAACGTTGCCGTGGCCGCAATAAATGCAGCCCGCAAGGCTGGATTTAACAATATCGGCATGGATTTAATCTATGGCGTATCAGGCCAGGATATTGATACGTGGAAGCAAACACTGAAAAAAGCGCTTTCCTTCATACCGGAACATCTTTCCTGCTATCAGCTCTCACTCGGTAAGAAAACACCGCTGGCCAAACTATACAAGCAAGACGGCTTACAACTGCCTTCTGAAAACCAATCACTGGATTTCTTTATGACAACGTCACAGATACTGACCGATGCAGGTTACATTCATTACGAAGTATCCAACTTTGCCCGCACCGATTTTTTTAAATCCAGACACAACATGAAATACTGGCGGCATGCGCCTTATCTGGGTCTGGGGCCTGCCGCCCATTCCTTTATGGATCGTAAACGCTGGTGGAACAAGGCGGTTGTCAAATCCTACCTTAAGAATATTTCTGAAGGAAAGAAATCCATAGATAAATCAGAAAATCTCACCCTTGAACAACTGGCATTTGAATCAATATTTCTGGCTATGCGCACGAAAGACGGGATTAATCTTGCGAACTATAAAACCTGCTTTGGTTCTGACTTGCTGGTCGAAAAAAGACAGATCATCGAAGCGTTGATTAAGAACAACCTGCTGGAATTGAAAAACGGTTCTATCTGCCCGACACTGTCCGGCATGGCAGTAGCGGATAGTCTGGCACTCATTTAAAAAAATCCCCCTTTTTTAAAGGGGGACAAAGGGGGATTTTTTGACATTCAACTATTAATAAAATCCTCCCCAACTCTCCTTTATACCCTGAAGGGCACAAGTAAAAGGAGGGAGAATCTCAGTCGTACTCCTCAAGATATCGCTCAATATAATCCAGCACTTTATTTTTTGGCTGATAAATGCCGAAGTGGCCTTCGCACAGGATGTCGGCGTCCAGGTCAAGAAGCATCTGCATCGACTTTTTCCACGCTTCGATATCCGAGCCAAATGCTTTGTTGAACGGTCCGTGAATATCCTGGCCGAATAAAATTCTCTTGCCTGCCCTGTCCAGATAAATGGAAATTGAACCCGGCGTGTGGCCGGGTGTGTGCAGACAGTGTAATTCC from the Deltaproteobacteria bacterium HGW-Deltaproteobacteria-6 genome contains:
- a CDS encoding coproporphyrinogen III oxidase: MMFMNNDHGGLYIHVPFCLSKCGYCSFYSTALTHLIPEFVEAVINEMALYDNIFSSFDTIYIGGGTPSLLSVQQIDDILKAVHHNFDIDRQTEITMEVNPGDVSFEYFQTLRQLGINRLNIGIQSFDDHLLKFLGRRHTANVAVAAINAARKAGFNNIGMDLIYGVSGQDIDTWKQTLKKALSFIPEHLSCYQLSLGKKTPLAKLYKQDGLQLPSENQSLDFFMTTSQILTDAGYIHYEVSNFARTDFFKSRHNMKYWRHAPYLGLGPAAHSFMDRKRWWNKAVVKSYLKNISEGKKSIDKSENLTLEQLAFESIFLAMRTKDGINLANYKTCFGSDLLVEKRQIIEALIKNNLLELKNGSICPTLSGMAVADSLALI